One Cucumis sativus cultivar 9930 chromosome 1, Cucumber_9930_V3, whole genome shotgun sequence DNA segment encodes these proteins:
- the LOC101207120 gene encoding protein DEFECTIVE IN MERISTEM SILENCING 3 — MYSFMMKLDEFDNDKVPKDEMQDVALSHEDQINLHSKKLQDDLQTMGMKIQVHEDNIRFLKTLKDKLVDSIIDLQVILDKHHASNTPKIENKDGSDTQSEDKASYQKEILQQENTAASILCHSKTNPKMLASDPTLSDDVLGVVAELGHVEDKNLSSLLSEYLGTETMLAIVCKTYNGVKSLEKYDTEGCINETSGLHGFGTSLGKTLEGRFNVISLETLRSYSGEFVANDPQRRLHIPKPRLPNGDCPAGFLGYAVNMIDIDRTHLFFLTASGYGLRETLFYSLFFCLQIYKTRTEMLQAVPFITDGALSLDGGIIKRSGLFCLGNRGDTKVTFSKTSIDLSLPDQYMESERQMKEMKWKEEKMLEDMRREQVLLDTLKLNFEKKKAEFVQFLAEAAARPQTPVGETSR, encoded by the exons ATGTATTCTTTTATGATGAAACTGGATGAGTTTGACAATGATAAAGTACCTAAAGATGAAATGCAAGATGTTGCGCTCTCTCATGAAGATCAAATTAATCTTCATTCCAAG AAACTTCAAGATGATTTGCAAACAATGGGGATGAAAATACAGGTGCATGAAGACAACATAAGGTTTCTGAAGACTTTGAAAGACAAATTAGTTGATTCCATCATTGATCTACAgg TTATATTAGATAAGCATCATGCTTCTAATACACCTAAGATTGAGAACAAGGATGGTTCCGATACTCAAAGTGAAGATAAGGCATCATATCAGAAAGAGATATTACAACAGGAAAATACTGCTGCTAGCATCTTGTGCCACTCAAAAACTAATCCAAAGATGCTGGCTTCTGATCCTACATTGAGTGATGATGTGCTTGGTGTTGTTGCTGAGCTAGGACATGTGGAGGACAAAAACCTTAGCAG CCTTTTATCAGAGTACCTAGGAACAGAGACCATGTTGGCTATTGTCTGCAAGACTTACAATGGAGTCAAATCTCTGGAAAAGTATGACACGGAAGGATGCATAAATGAAACATCCGGGCTTCATGGATTTGGCACTTCACTCGGGAAAACTTTAGAGGGACGATTCAATGTCATCTCTCTCGAAACGTTAAG ATCATATTCTGGTGAATTTGTGGCCAATGATCCGCAAAGAAGGCTTCATATTCCAAAGCCAAGATTGCCTAATGGAGACTGTCCAGCCGGTTTTCTTGGTTATGCTGTTAATATGATTGACATAGACAGAACACACTTGTTTTTTCTCACAGCTAGTGGATATGGTCTTAGAGAGACtctattttattctctatttttctgCCTGCAAATCTATAAAACTAGGACAGAAATGTTGCAAGCTGTTCCCTTTATAACCGACGGAGCGCTTTCTTTGGATGGCGGGATTATCAAGAGGAGTGGATTGTTTTGTCTTGGCAATAG GGGCGACACGAAGGTGACCTTTTCCAAGACCTCAATAGATTTAAGCCTACCTGACCAGTACATGGAATCTGAAagacaaatgaaagaaatgaaatggaaagaggaaaaaatgCTTGAAGATATGAGGAGAGAACAGGTGCTGCTAGATACCTTGAAGCTCAACTTCGAAAAAAAGAAGGCAGAGTTTGTGCAGTTTCTAGCAGAAGCTGCTGCTCGG CCACAAACTCCAGTCGGGGAGACTAGTCGATAG